A window of Hydrogenispora ethanolica contains these coding sequences:
- a CDS encoding 6-phosphofructokinase gives MIKKIAFMTGGGDCAGINAFIAAAVRQGIHQYQAEFVGIKKAFEGACSDRIEDHLLPLNLEAVNGLEVKPSTILESSRFNPFSKDNVEKGYPQKLLANLKKIGVDAVLATGGNDTIKSGMGLSKLNFPVISAPKSIDNDVSGTDTMLGYKTAITFGTAAVRSTVDSAKTHRRISIVEIMGREAGWLTLEIGIAGGADLILIPEKPVDLATLCDRIVALNQRQQYVNLVVAEGVRLKPDDPVLLRAKAENPVVKALVEEDLGIDSHGNPKLGGIGQILRRIIRTQLGLKKLEDVRATDLGFTLRGLAPVADDIVLGTRFGINAVDLLFAGVSGKMVGLQGTRIVTVDFADALVQKQVNWSENDLRSVGVVF, from the coding sequence ATGATCAAAAAAATTGCTTTCATGACCGGTGGCGGCGATTGCGCGGGAATCAATGCTTTTATCGCTGCGGCGGTACGTCAGGGGATTCATCAGTATCAGGCGGAATTTGTCGGGATTAAGAAGGCTTTTGAAGGGGCATGCTCGGACCGGATCGAAGACCATTTATTGCCGTTAAACCTGGAAGCAGTGAACGGTCTGGAAGTGAAGCCGAGCACGATTTTGGAATCGTCGCGTTTTAATCCTTTCTCCAAGGATAATGTCGAGAAAGGCTATCCTCAAAAGTTGCTCGCAAACCTCAAGAAGATCGGTGTCGACGCGGTTTTAGCCACGGGAGGCAATGATACCATCAAATCGGGGATGGGCCTTTCTAAACTCAATTTTCCGGTGATATCCGCTCCCAAAAGCATCGATAACGATGTCTCCGGGACCGACACCATGTTGGGTTATAAAACCGCGATCACTTTCGGAACGGCGGCAGTGCGAAGCACCGTCGATTCTGCCAAGACGCACCGCCGGATCTCGATTGTCGAGATTATGGGGAGAGAGGCCGGCTGGCTGACCCTTGAGATCGGCATCGCCGGCGGCGCCGATCTGATTCTGATTCCCGAAAAACCGGTTGACCTTGCCACGCTTTGTGATCGGATTGTCGCGCTCAACCAACGGCAGCAATATGTGAATCTGGTGGTTGCCGAAGGCGTCCGCCTGAAACCGGACGATCCGGTTTTACTCCGGGCGAAAGCTGAAAACCCGGTGGTGAAGGCGTTGGTTGAGGAAGACCTGGGGATCGATTCCCATGGGAATCCCAAACTCGGCGGAATCGGGCAAATCCTGCGCCGGATCATCCGGACTCAGCTTGGACTGAAAAAACTGGAGGATGTCCGGGCGACGGATTTGGGCTTTACGTTGCGCGGATTGGCTCCGGTGGCAGATGATATCGTCTTGGGCACCCGCTTTGGGATTAACGCAGTGGACTTGCTCTTCGCCGGAGTGTCCGGGAAGATGGTCGGGTTGCAAGGAACGCGGATCGTTACCGTGGATTTCGCCGATGCTTTGGTCCAAAAACAGGTTAATTGGTCCGAAAATGATTTGCGAAGCGTTGGCGTAGTTTTTTAA
- a CDS encoding lysylphosphatidylglycerol synthase transmembrane domain-containing protein, with protein MKQNSLPLKEWLTKGLTIALILTLASTLFIFFHSSSSAKHAFNWGQFNFLAFFLACLVLLGSWLMEAVRIHLITTGLGEEIPLRRIFGINLATTFSGNITPFYSGGVPTQIYLLCRNGMQPGKASAVVTIRVTFSTLVFTITVPFLLLFYHAKFSVGVVRQATSVAIPLAFLVSAVLIGLIVKPKIAKVGCSFLINKFEKFKFFQRILPRIEHLLNELDVFHQAIQQFRRGINLYLVILCSFLYWTLFFAIAPFVMFALGINVANLFWEIIFFQFILVFIISYLPIPGGSGVMELSFYSILVFIPANLRAIFVLFWRLLSYYISTFIGGLVLLRMIRRRNPAAEALN; from the coding sequence GTGAAACAGAACTCATTACCCCTCAAAGAATGGTTGACCAAAGGCTTGACGATCGCCTTAATCCTAACCCTGGCGAGTACGCTGTTCATTTTTTTCCATTCTTCGAGTTCCGCGAAGCATGCTTTCAATTGGGGCCAGTTTAACTTTCTGGCCTTTTTCCTGGCTTGCCTCGTTCTGTTGGGCTCATGGCTGATGGAAGCGGTCCGGATTCATTTGATCACGACGGGTTTGGGGGAAGAGATCCCGCTGCGACGAATCTTCGGCATTAACCTAGCTACTACGTTTTCGGGAAACATCACTCCCTTTTATTCGGGAGGGGTTCCCACCCAAATCTATCTCTTATGCAGAAATGGGATGCAACCGGGCAAAGCCAGCGCCGTAGTTACCATCCGGGTCACCTTTTCGACGCTGGTATTCACCATTACCGTGCCTTTTTTGCTCCTTTTCTATCATGCCAAGTTTTCGGTGGGAGTTGTCCGCCAGGCGACTTCGGTGGCAATTCCTTTGGCGTTTCTGGTTTCGGCGGTGCTCATCGGCTTGATTGTCAAGCCGAAGATCGCCAAGGTCGGCTGCTCGTTTTTGATCAACAAATTCGAAAAATTTAAGTTCTTTCAAAGAATATTGCCCCGCATCGAACACCTGTTGAACGAGCTGGATGTATTTCACCAGGCGATTCAACAGTTCCGGCGCGGGATCAACCTATATCTGGTCATCTTATGTTCGTTTCTCTACTGGACACTGTTCTTCGCCATCGCCCCATTTGTGATGTTCGCCCTGGGAATCAACGTCGCCAATCTATTTTGGGAAATTATTTTCTTCCAATTCATCCTGGTGTTCATCATTTCCTATCTTCCCATTCCGGGGGGGAGCGGCGTCATGGAGCTGAGCTTCTACTCGATACTGGTATTTATCCCCGCCAATTTACGGGCGATCTTCGTCCTTTTCTGGCGCTTGTTGAGCTACTATATCTCCACCTTTATCGGGGGGCTGGTGCTATTGAGGATGATTCGGCGCCGGAATCCAGCGGCGGAAGCTCTAAACTGA
- a CDS encoding EscU/YscU/HrcU family type III secretion system export apparatus switch protein, which produces MNDLKRKYAAALRYQSDRDQAPVVVAAGRGLIAETIIKLATEAGIPNYVEPGLARILSGMEPRTPIPRETYELVAKILTFIWNMDQKYHVQNDLQRELDSYIGNNNS; this is translated from the coding sequence ATGAATGATTTAAAACGAAAGTATGCCGCAGCGCTGCGCTATCAATCCGATCGGGACCAAGCGCCGGTGGTGGTGGCCGCTGGCAGAGGCTTGATAGCCGAAACGATTATCAAATTGGCAACCGAAGCCGGGATCCCCAATTACGTGGAACCGGGATTAGCTCGGATTTTGTCAGGAATGGAACCGAGAACCCCGATCCCTAGGGAAACCTACGAACTGGTCGCCAAGATCCTGACGTTTATTTGGAATATGGATCAGAAATACCATGTGCAAAACGATCTCCAGAGGGAACTCGATTCGTATATTGGGAATAATAATTCATAG
- a CDS encoding cation diffusion facilitator family transporter, which translates to MSHEKQTVALSSVLAAIFLTGMKIVIGIYTGSLGILSEAAHSALDLGAAVITFFAVKISDKPADINHNYGHGKVESFSALIETLLLLVTCIWIIREAIQKLFFGGTLEISGSGWGIAVMLVSIIVDISRSRALKRAAQKYGSQALEADALHFGTDVWSSSVVIVGLIFVSLGDYLKLPFLHYADPITALGVCGIVIYVSLALGKRTIDVLLDAAPAGMPENIARIAQSVEGIKEVESVRIRPSGPTFFIDLQVGISKNESHRVVHALVENIQQQVQKEYPNSDVTVSTYPISPLEKEDREVYHTVKTIVDRFPKCTNIHNIHVFEISGKKRLAIHLEVKENLSLQESHNLSHEIGNLVQLSFADVEEVSVNFEYVKQQNIVAEDITADSQTLISEIDTLINRVPEKLNCHDVRVYRQGEKLTLFLHCELSGNYGTETIEKISNGISQRIRKLVSNVDDVFIHVEPMS; encoded by the coding sequence TTGTCCCATGAAAAGCAGACCGTGGCGTTGAGCTCGGTATTAGCGGCAATTTTTTTGACCGGCATGAAGATCGTGATCGGGATCTATACGGGTAGTCTGGGTATTCTTTCGGAAGCGGCCCATTCCGCGCTCGACCTGGGCGCGGCGGTGATTACCTTTTTCGCGGTAAAAATCTCCGACAAACCGGCGGATATCAATCACAATTACGGCCATGGCAAAGTGGAGAGTTTTTCTGCTTTAATCGAGACGCTGCTGCTTTTGGTGACTTGTATTTGGATTATCCGGGAAGCGATCCAAAAATTATTTTTTGGAGGAACGCTTGAGATCTCCGGGAGTGGCTGGGGTATTGCCGTAATGCTGGTCTCCATCATCGTCGACATTTCCCGGTCCAGAGCATTGAAACGCGCCGCCCAGAAATATGGCAGCCAGGCCTTGGAAGCGGATGCTTTACATTTTGGTACCGACGTTTGGAGTTCGAGTGTGGTCATTGTCGGGCTCATCTTTGTCAGCCTCGGCGATTATTTGAAGCTTCCGTTCTTGCATTATGCCGACCCCATTACGGCGCTCGGAGTCTGCGGCATCGTTATCTATGTGAGCCTCGCCCTCGGCAAACGAACCATCGATGTCCTGCTGGATGCCGCCCCGGCCGGAATGCCCGAGAACATCGCGCGGATCGCTCAGTCGGTGGAAGGCATCAAAGAAGTCGAGAGCGTCCGGATCCGGCCGTCCGGGCCCACTTTTTTCATTGATTTGCAGGTGGGAATCAGTAAAAACGAGAGCCACCGGGTCGTTCATGCGCTCGTAGAAAATATCCAGCAACAGGTCCAAAAAGAGTATCCTAACAGCGATGTCACGGTGAGTACCTATCCCATCTCGCCGCTGGAAAAGGAAGACCGCGAAGTCTATCATACGGTCAAAACGATCGTGGACCGCTTTCCGAAATGCACTAATATCCATAATATCCACGTCTTTGAGATATCGGGCAAGAAACGGCTGGCCATCCATTTGGAAGTGAAGGAGAACTTGAGCTTGCAGGAGTCCCATAATCTTTCCCACGAGATCGGAAACTTGGTGCAGCTAAGTTTCGCCGATGTCGAGGAGGTCAGCGTAAATTTTGAATATGTGAAACAGCAAAACATCGTGGCCGAAGATATCACTGCGGACAGCCAGACGCTGATCAGCGAGATTGATACGCTAATCAACCGCGTACCCGAGAAACTGAACTGCCATGATGTCCGGGTATACCGGCAGGGGGAGAAATTGACGCTGTTTCTCCATTGCGAATTATCCGGAAATTACGGCACGGAAACCATTGAGAAAATTTCCAACGGCATTTCCCAGAGAATTCGCAAATTGGTCTCAAATGTCGATGATGTTTTTATCCATGTCGAGCCGATGAGTTGA
- a CDS encoding ribonuclease HII, whose protein sequence is MRQSAQSVNRPRRLPKLSWEERLKAERECWQNGFQRVAGLDEAGRGPLAGPVVAAAFVIRPDFQIEGINDSKQLTLKQRQKFFPLLTSGEWQFGVGIVEPEEIDRINIYQASRVAMRQALEAVDPRPDFLLVDALVVPGTDIPQHSLIHGDALSVAIAAASVIAKHTRDQLMEEYDSLYPGYGFAKHKGYPTSEHYAALRRLGPSPIHRRSFNLGNPSTETMELFTDDEN, encoded by the coding sequence ATGAGACAGAGTGCCCAAAGTGTAAACCGCCCGCGACGCTTGCCCAAACTCTCCTGGGAAGAGCGGTTAAAGGCTGAGCGGGAATGTTGGCAAAATGGCTTTCAACGGGTCGCCGGCCTGGATGAAGCCGGTAGAGGCCCTTTAGCCGGACCGGTTGTGGCTGCGGCTTTTGTAATACGCCCTGATTTTCAGATCGAAGGAATTAATGACTCAAAACAGCTCACGCTCAAACAGCGCCAGAAGTTTTTTCCTTTGTTAACATCGGGCGAATGGCAGTTTGGCGTCGGCATCGTCGAACCAGAGGAGATCGACCGAATTAACATTTATCAAGCATCCCGGGTTGCCATGCGGCAGGCCTTGGAAGCAGTGGACCCTCGACCCGACTTCCTGCTGGTGGATGCCCTGGTTGTGCCCGGAACCGACATTCCGCAGCATTCGCTGATTCATGGCGATGCCCTTTCGGTCGCCATCGCCGCGGCATCGGTAATCGCCAAACATACCCGGGACCAATTGATGGAAGAGTATGACTCGCTTTATCCCGGTTATGGGTTTGCCAAACATAAAGGCTATCCGACCTCCGAGCATTATGCGGCTTTGCGGCGATTGGGGCCTTCTCCGATTCACCGCCGGTCATTTAATTTAGGAAATCCATCGACAGAGACCATGGAGTTGTTCACGGATGATGAAAACTGA
- the ylqF gene encoding ribosome biogenesis GTPase YlqF: MQTIHWYPGHMAKAKRQLTDLIQYLDIIIEIRDARLPLISHNQDLEPLLKKRPNLVLLNKTDLADPEVTGRWSDWFAGKGVSVVQVNGRNGQGVQAIWPKLTQQFAGKQTPRALRIGVVGIPNVGKSSILNRITGSGSAKTGNLPGVTRGKQWIKRNGFEILDMPGLLPPKINNQEDGIKLALIGTIREEIIPTYDLALVLLENYGEQLFGWSKERIVFEHIEEKLQWYAKKRGFLLKGGAIDLNRGASALLNDFRNGQLGRISLELPPLDSGAESSSIAPAPR; encoded by the coding sequence TTGCAGACGATTCACTGGTATCCCGGTCATATGGCCAAAGCTAAACGGCAACTGACCGATCTCATTCAATATCTGGATATTATCATCGAGATTCGCGATGCGCGGCTGCCGTTGATCAGCCATAATCAGGACTTGGAGCCATTATTGAAAAAACGGCCGAATCTGGTTTTGCTCAACAAAACCGATCTGGCCGATCCCGAAGTTACGGGCCGATGGTCGGATTGGTTTGCCGGGAAAGGAGTAAGCGTCGTGCAGGTGAACGGCAGGAATGGACAAGGGGTGCAGGCGATTTGGCCCAAACTCACCCAGCAATTTGCCGGAAAACAAACTCCGCGCGCTTTACGGATCGGAGTGGTGGGCATCCCCAACGTCGGGAAGTCTTCCATTCTCAACCGCATCACCGGTTCGGGCTCCGCTAAGACCGGCAATCTGCCGGGTGTCACCCGGGGCAAACAATGGATCAAGAGAAACGGTTTTGAAATCTTGGATATGCCGGGCTTGCTTCCGCCCAAGATCAACAATCAGGAGGACGGAATCAAACTGGCGCTGATCGGCACGATCCGCGAGGAGATCATCCCGACTTACGATTTGGCTCTGGTTTTGCTGGAAAATTACGGCGAGCAGCTGTTTGGGTGGAGCAAGGAAAGGATCGTCTTTGAGCATATTGAAGAGAAACTGCAATGGTATGCCAAGAAGCGCGGGTTTCTATTGAAAGGTGGCGCGATCGATCTTAACCGTGGCGCTTCGGCGCTGCTCAATGATTTTCGCAATGGGCAGCTGGGACGGATCAGTTTAGAGCTTCCGCCGCTGGATTCCGGCGCCGAATCATCCTCAATAGCACCAGCCCCCCGATAA
- a CDS encoding ketose-bisphosphate aldolase — protein sequence MLVTSKAILEASLNGFKEGKPFAIGAYNVNNMEQMQGIMKAARETQSPVIVQVSRGALKYAEDKYLRNIVMAGVELNPDIPVALHLDHGNNMESVKRAIDLGFTSVMIDGSLMEDSKTPSDFAYNVKITSEVVKYAHDRGVSVEGEIGTLGGIEDGVGSGQTHLTKPEEAAEFVEKTGVDSLAISIGTSHGAYKFKGEAKIAYDVIESCRKLLPNVYLVSHGSSSVPKELIDIINQYGGKMEHAAGMPLEALQKAIQAGINKINVDTDIRLAATAATRKYLADNPSKFDQRDYAGAAREAVAQEIMVRMKGFGTTGHAKDVPNWGLAEMKAKY from the coding sequence ATGTTAGTAACGTCAAAAGCTATTTTGGAAGCAAGTTTGAATGGTTTCAAGGAAGGAAAGCCCTTCGCCATCGGCGCTTATAATGTGAATAACATGGAGCAGATGCAGGGTATCATGAAAGCGGCGCGGGAGACTCAATCGCCGGTCATCGTTCAGGTGAGCCGCGGCGCCCTCAAATATGCCGAGGATAAATACTTGCGCAATATTGTCATGGCCGGCGTCGAGTTAAACCCGGATATCCCGGTGGCGCTTCACTTGGACCACGGCAATAACATGGAAAGCGTGAAAAGAGCCATTGATCTCGGCTTTACTTCGGTCATGATTGATGGGTCACTGATGGAAGATTCCAAAACGCCTTCCGATTTTGCTTACAACGTCAAGATCACCAGCGAAGTGGTGAAGTATGCTCATGATCGCGGCGTATCGGTCGAAGGCGAGATTGGTACGTTGGGAGGAATTGAGGATGGAGTCGGTTCCGGCCAAACCCATCTGACCAAACCCGAGGAAGCGGCCGAGTTTGTGGAAAAGACCGGGGTCGATTCGTTAGCGATCTCCATCGGAACTTCCCATGGGGCTTATAAATTCAAAGGCGAAGCCAAAATCGCCTATGATGTAATCGAAAGCTGTCGTAAATTACTGCCCAATGTGTATCTGGTATCCCATGGTTCCTCCAGCGTTCCCAAGGAATTGATCGACATCATCAACCAGTATGGCGGCAAGATGGAACATGCGGCCGGAATGCCTCTGGAAGCGCTCCAAAAAGCGATCCAGGCCGGGATCAATAAAATCAATGTGGACACCGACATTCGTCTGGCTGCCACTGCGGCCACCCGGAAATATTTGGCCGACAACCCTTCCAAGTTCGATCAGCGGGATTATGCCGGCGCGGCGCGCGAAGCGGTCGCTCAGGAGATCATGGTCCGGATGAAAGGCTTCGGAACGACCGGTCACGCCAAAGACGTTCCCAATTGGGGCTTAGCTGAAATGAAAGCGAAATATTGA
- a CDS encoding flagellar hook-length control protein FliK → MMKTDVIKISDLTALNQVFNGKQLKLSDGDVVAGKILQVSSGTVKLTMAGETIQAKLEGAPPSVGWWLFQVNVDAQEQISLRIISALPQPDLNEASPQLQNITFDPQVFLRQGLPLSKENILKFFELMEQFQAKYGVLPDPKAVALLIARDWPNTPGTMLSAWIAQDPQLRNQLWNTISDDSLLGQTVRMNDPPEAVFNQLTKMEQGIFQTLFRDSSGMGDLGPKVGQQAIGPQMPAVAEEHPTVSPAADSEQETSSMPFAQLFKGIRESSSQNRPTLPQGANEFRSGIPAAMNNRLDPPAVPVANAAPPESVIPGESPRDIQTFVMQLLNRTSIPGNPQDPGSAVPVPKAPDQAAAVQLLMSPMAPDGKVSLPGLSPNEDLETILIQFLKNRSESSVTDPERPAAKASFSEKADLELALQALTPTLMAGEGGVPAQGLGQKDTVEKVLTQLFKFFQSDAPADSENKPIIPVEVKTSEPEAAAVFQENYPASRQKTPIQEGSLKQVPPSREADPNSLKMFQNEVSQETGADKQGPIRTVAEKEQILSLLQQNNTVLQKLATPQESGNLLNIIPLLVMDSRKNIYELNVEWQREYGPERAPEESEERIRVAIPTENMGEIGLNVTMSRQKIKIHFEVGSNAVRQFFMQNLSLLRTTVQERGRIGIAVTVRQEPIDHSGNGVDLRL, encoded by the coding sequence ATGATGAAAACTGACGTTATAAAAATCAGCGACCTGACAGCGTTAAATCAGGTCTTCAATGGCAAACAGCTGAAGCTGTCCGACGGCGACGTGGTGGCCGGAAAGATCCTCCAAGTCTCCTCCGGGACGGTTAAGTTGACCATGGCCGGAGAGACGATCCAGGCCAAACTGGAAGGCGCTCCTCCGTCTGTCGGCTGGTGGTTGTTCCAAGTCAACGTGGATGCTCAGGAGCAGATCTCCTTGCGCATCATCAGCGCTTTGCCGCAGCCCGATTTGAATGAAGCCTCTCCGCAGCTTCAAAACATAACTTTTGACCCTCAAGTTTTTCTCAGGCAAGGTTTACCGCTCTCCAAGGAGAATATTCTGAAATTCTTCGAGTTGATGGAGCAATTTCAGGCCAAATACGGCGTGTTGCCCGACCCTAAGGCAGTCGCGCTGCTCATCGCCAGGGATTGGCCCAATACTCCGGGAACCATGCTTTCGGCTTGGATCGCCCAGGATCCCCAGCTGCGGAATCAATTATGGAATACAATCAGCGATGATTCCCTGCTGGGGCAGACGGTACGGATGAACGATCCGCCGGAGGCGGTATTCAATCAGCTGACAAAGATGGAGCAGGGGATCTTCCAGACCCTATTCCGGGACTCATCAGGGATGGGCGATCTCGGACCGAAAGTCGGGCAGCAGGCGATTGGTCCCCAAATGCCGGCGGTTGCGGAGGAGCACCCAACCGTTTCGCCGGCGGCGGATTCGGAACAGGAAACGAGTTCCATGCCTTTCGCCCAATTATTTAAGGGCATCCGGGAGTCATCATCCCAGAATCGTCCAACTCTACCCCAGGGTGCGAACGAATTCCGGTCGGGAATTCCCGCAGCGATGAACAACCGTTTGGATCCGCCTGCGGTTCCCGTTGCCAATGCCGCGCCCCCGGAGTCCGTTATTCCTGGGGAATCCCCCAGAGACATCCAAACATTCGTCATGCAATTATTGAATCGCACGTCGATTCCTGGGAATCCCCAGGACCCCGGTTCTGCGGTTCCAGTCCCGAAGGCTCCGGACCAGGCAGCGGCGGTGCAACTTTTAATGAGCCCGATGGCGCCGGACGGCAAGGTTTCACTTCCGGGACTTTCTCCAAATGAGGATTTGGAAACCATTCTAATTCAATTCCTGAAGAATCGTTCCGAATCTTCCGTCACAGACCCGGAAAGACCGGCGGCCAAGGCATCCTTTTCCGAAAAGGCTGATCTGGAATTGGCACTGCAAGCCTTGACGCCTACCCTGATGGCGGGGGAAGGAGGAGTTCCGGCTCAGGGATTGGGGCAAAAGGATACGGTGGAGAAAGTCTTGACCCAGTTATTCAAGTTTTTCCAGAGCGACGCTCCAGCGGATTCGGAGAACAAGCCGATTATACCCGTGGAGGTAAAAACCTCGGAACCTGAAGCTGCAGCGGTGTTCCAGGAGAATTATCCCGCTTCCAGACAGAAAACGCCGATTCAAGAGGGGTCCCTCAAACAAGTTCCGCCAAGCAGGGAAGCGGACCCGAATTCATTAAAAATGTTTCAAAACGAAGTGTCCCAGGAAACGGGCGCGGATAAACAGGGGCCCATCCGGACAGTCGCCGAAAAAGAGCAGATTTTATCTTTGTTGCAGCAAAACAATACAGTTTTGCAGAAACTTGCCACACCCCAGGAATCCGGCAATCTACTGAATATCATTCCTTTGCTGGTGATGGATTCCCGTAAGAACATCTATGAACTGAACGTCGAGTGGCAGCGAGAGTACGGTCCTGAACGGGCGCCGGAAGAATCGGAAGAGCGGATTCGGGTGGCAATCCCTACGGAAAACATGGGGGAGATTGGACTCAATGTAACCATGAGCCGTCAAAAGATAAAAATCCATTTTGAAGTCGGATCGAATGCGGTACGTCAATTTTTCATGCAGAACTTAAGTCTTCTGCGCACCACCGTCCAAGAACGGGGCAGGATTGGAATCGCCGTGACCGTGCGCCAGGAACCCATCGATCATTCCGGAAATGGAGTTGACCTCCGTCTATGA